The following coding sequences lie in one Saccopteryx bilineata isolate mSacBil1 chromosome X, mSacBil1_pri_phased_curated, whole genome shotgun sequence genomic window:
- the G6PD gene encoding glucose-6-phosphate 1-dehydrogenase — protein MAEQVALSRTQVCGILREELYQGDAFHQSETHIFIIMGASGDLAKKKIYPTIWWLFRDGLLPENTFIVGYARSRLTVPDIRKQSEPFFKATPEEQRKLEEFFARNSYVAGQYDQAASYERLNSHMNTLCQGSQANRLFYLALPPTVYEAVTKNIRETCMSQTGWNRIIVEKPFGRDLQSSDRLSNHISSLFSEDQIYRIDHYLGKEMVQNLMVLRFANRIFGPIWNRDNIACVILTFKEPFGTEGRGGYFDEFGIIRDVMQNHLLQMLCLVAMEKPASTDSDDVRDEKVKVLKCISEAQVKNVVLGQYVGNPSGEGEATKAYLDDPTVPRGSTTATFATVVLYVENERWDGVPFILRCGKALNERKAEVRLQFRDVAGDIFQQQCKRNELVIRVQPNEAVYTKMMTKKPGMFFNPEESELDLTYGNRYKNVKLPDAYERLILDVFCGSQMHFVRSDELREAWRIFTPLLHEIEREKLQPIPYVYGSRGPAEADELMKRVGFQYEGTYKWVNPHKL, from the exons ATGGCAGAGCAGGTGGCCCTGAGCCGAACCCAGGTGTGCGGGATCCTGCGGGAAGAGCTGTACCAGGGTGATGCCTTCCATCAGTCCGAAACACATATCTTCATCATCATGGGTGCATCG GGTGACCTGGCCAAAAAGAAGATCTACCCCACCATCTG GTGGCTGTTCCGGGATGGCCTCCTGCCCGAAAACACCTTCATTGTGGGCTATGCCCGCTCTCGCCTCACAGTGCCTGACATCCGCAAGCAGAGCGAGCCCTTCTTCAAA GCCACCCCAGAGGAACAGCGCAAGCTGGAGGAGTTCTTTGCCCGCAACTCCTACGTGGCTGGTCAGTACGACCAAGCAGCCTCCTATGAGCGCCTCAACAGCCACATGAATACCCTCTGCCAGGGGTCACAGGCCAACCGCCTCTTCTATCTGGCCCTGCCCCCCACTGTCTATGAGGCCGTCACCAAGAACATCCGAGAGACCTGCATGAGCCAGAC AGGCTGGAACCGCATCATTGTGGAGAAGCCCTTCGGGAGGGACCTGCAGAGCTCTGACCGGCTGTCCAACCACATCTCCTCCCTGTTCTCGGAGGATCAGATCTACCGCATTGACCACTACCTGGGCAAGGAGATGGTCCAGAACCTCATGGTGCTGAG GTTTGCCAACAGGATCTTCGGCCCCATCTGGAACCGGGACAACATCGCCTGTGTCATCCTCACCTTCAAGGAGCCCTTTGGTACTGAGGGCCGTGGGGGCTACTTTGATGAATTTGGGATCATTCG GGACGTGATGCAGAACCACCTGCTGCAGATGCTGTGTCTGGTGGCCATGGAGAAGCCAGCCTCCACTGACTCCGATGACGTCCGCGATGAAAAG GTCAAGGTGTTGAAATGTATCTCGGAGGCACAGGTGAAAAACGTGGTCTTGGGCCAGTACGTGGGGAATCCCAGCGGAGAGGGTGAGGCCACCAAAGCGTACCTGGACGACCCCACAGTTCCCCGTGGGTCCACCACTGCCACCTTCGCAACCGTCGTCCTCTATGTGGAGAACGAGAGGTGGGATG GGGTGCCCTTCATCCTGCGCTGTGGCAAAGCCCTGAATGAGCGCAAGGCTGAGGTACGTTTGCAGTTCCGCGACGTGGCTGGAGACATCTTCCAGCAGCAGTGCAAGCGCAATGAGCTGGTGATCCGAGTGCAGCCCAACGAGGCCGTGTACACCAAGATGATGACCAAGAAGCCCGGCATGTTCTTCAATCCCGAGGAGTCAGAGCTGGACCTGACCTATGGCAACAGATACAAG AACGTGAAGCTCCCCGATGCATATGAGCGCCTCATCCTGGATGTCTTCTGTGGAAGCCAGATGCACTTTGTGCGCAG TGATGAGCTCCGTGAGGCCTGGCGGATCTTCACACCACTGCTGCACGAGATTGAGCGTGAGAAGCTCCAACCTATCCCCTACGTTTATGGCAG ccgAGGCCCAGCAGAAGCAGATGAGCTGATGAAGAGAGTGGGCTTCCAGTATGAGGGCACCTACAAGTGGGTGAACCCCCATAAGCTCTAA
- the FAM3A gene encoding protein FAM3A isoform X1, with protein sequence MRLAGPLRIMALIVTVGLTWILISLLLGGPGSGFPRIQQLFTSPENSATTEPRARKYKCGLPQPCPEQHLAFRMVSGAANVIGPKICLEDKMLMSSVKDNVGRGLNIALVNGVSGELIEARAFDMWAGDVNELLKFIRPLHEGTLVFVASYDDPATKMNEETRKLFSDLGSKNVKDLAFRDSWVFVGAKGVQNKSPFEQHVKNSRHTNKYEGWPEALEMEGCIPRRTTAS encoded by the exons ATGAGGTTGGCAG GACCCCTCCGCATCATGGCCCTGATTGTGACTGTGGGTCTCACCTGGATCCTAATCAGCCTCCTTCTGGGTGGGCCTGGCAGTGGCTTTCCTCGCATCCAGCAACTCTTCACCA GCCCAGAGAACTCAGCCACTACAG AGCCACGGGCCAGGAAGTACAAGTGTGGTCTGCCCCAGCCATGTCCCGAGCAGCACCTGGCCTTCCGGATGGTCAGTGGGGCTGCCAATGTCATCGGACCCAAGATCTGCCTCGAGGACAAGAT GCTCATGAGCAGTGTCAAGGACAACGTGGGCCGTGGACTGAACATTGCCCTGGTAAATG GGGTCAGCGGTGAGCTCATCGAGGCCCGGGCCTTTGACATGTGGGCAGGAG ATGTCAACGAGCTACTGAAGTTTATTCGGCCCCTGCACGAAGGCACCCTGGTGTTCGTGGCATCCTACGATGATCCAGCCACCAA GATGAATGAAGAGACCAGGAAGCTTTTCAGTGATCTGGGCAGCAAGAACGTCAAGGACCTGGCCTTCCGGGACAGCTGGGTGTTTGTGGGGGCCAAGGGTGTGCAGAACAAGAGCCCCTTTGAGCAG CACGTGAAGAACAGTAGGCACACCAATAAGTACGAAGGCTGGCCCGAAGCACTGGAGATGGAAGGCTGCATCCCTAGGAGAACCACGGCCAGCTAG
- the FAM3A gene encoding protein FAM3A isoform X2, which translates to MSMIPSSSQRPCTQAEPRARKYKCGLPQPCPEQHLAFRMVSGAANVIGPKICLEDKMLMSSVKDNVGRGLNIALVNGVSGELIEARAFDMWAGDVNELLKFIRPLHEGTLVFVASYDDPATKMNEETRKLFSDLGSKNVKDLAFRDSWVFVGAKGVQNKSPFEQHVKNSRHTNKYEGWPEALEMEGCIPRRTTAS; encoded by the exons atgtctatgatcccaagctcaagccagcgaccctgcactcaagctg AGCCACGGGCCAGGAAGTACAAGTGTGGTCTGCCCCAGCCATGTCCCGAGCAGCACCTGGCCTTCCGGATGGTCAGTGGGGCTGCCAATGTCATCGGACCCAAGATCTGCCTCGAGGACAAGAT GCTCATGAGCAGTGTCAAGGACAACGTGGGCCGTGGACTGAACATTGCCCTGGTAAATG GGGTCAGCGGTGAGCTCATCGAGGCCCGGGCCTTTGACATGTGGGCAGGAG ATGTCAACGAGCTACTGAAGTTTATTCGGCCCCTGCACGAAGGCACCCTGGTGTTCGTGGCATCCTACGATGATCCAGCCACCAA GATGAATGAAGAGACCAGGAAGCTTTTCAGTGATCTGGGCAGCAAGAACGTCAAGGACCTGGCCTTCCGGGACAGCTGGGTGTTTGTGGGGGCCAAGGGTGTGCAGAACAAGAGCCCCTTTGAGCAG CACGTGAAGAACAGTAGGCACACCAATAAGTACGAAGGCTGGCCCGAAGCACTGGAGATGGAAGGCTGCATCCCTAGGAGAACCACGGCCAGCTAG
- the SLC10A3 gene encoding P3 protein: MGFRRDNSQLKSGPGGGNSCTGPLGLLQATLLLVSLPWVAQGTASANLSTTLGHPGPLPGGRYLSIGDGSVVEFEFPENSKGIIVISSQYPGQGNGPGPGPTLRVTSMDTEVLTIKNVSAITWGSGGGFVVSIHSGLPGLAPLHIQLVDHRHAPPVLIEERRDFCIKVLPAEDTAATLGTDLVHFSENPILYFLLPLIFVNKCSFGCKVELEVLKGLLQSPQPMLLGLLGQFLVMPFYAFLMAKVFMLPKALALGLIITCSSPGGGGSYLFSLLLGGDVTLAISMTFISTVAASGFLPLSSAVYSRLLSVHETLHVPTSKILGSLLFIAIPIVVGVLIKSKLPKLSRLLLQVIKPFSFVLLLGGLFLAYRMGVFILVGVRLPIVLVGLTVPLFGLLVGYCLATCLKLPVAQRRTVSIEVGVQNSLLALAVLQLSLRRLQADYASQAPFIVALSGTSEMLALVIGHFIYSSLSPVP; this comes from the coding sequence ATGGGTTTTAGGAGGGACAACTCCCAGCTGAAGTCTGGCCCAGGAGGAGGCAATAGTTGCACAGGCCCCCTGGGCCTGCTCCAGGCTACCCTGCTGCTTGTCAGCCTGCCGTGGGTAGCCCAGGGAACAGCCAGTGCCAATCTCAGCACAACTCTGGGCCATCCTGGGCCACTGCCAGGGGGCCGTTACTTGagcattggggatggctctgtggtggaGTTTGAGTTCCCAGAGAATAGCAAGGGCATCATCGTGATTTCAAGCCAGTACCCAGGCCAGGGCAATGGGCCAGGGCCCGGCCCCACGCTGAGAGTTACCTCCATGGACACAGAGGTGCTGACCATCAAGAACGTGAGTGCTATAACCTGGGGCAGTGGGGGTGGCTTCGTGGTGAGCATCCACTCAGGCCTGCCTGGGCTAGCCCCACTCCACATCCAGCTTGTAGACCACCGTCACGCCCCACCCGTGCTGATTGAGGAGCGGAGAGATTTCTGCATCAAGGTCTTACCTGCTGAAGACACCGCTGCCACCCTTGGCACTGACCTGGTCCACTTCTCAGAGAACCCAATACTCTACTTTCTCCTGCCTCTTATCTTTGTCAACAAGTGTTCATTTGGGTGCAAAGTGGAGCTCGAGGTTCTGAAGGGGCTCCTGCAGAGCCCCCAGCCCATGCTGCTGGGCCTGTTGGGCCAGTTTCTGGTCATGCCCTTCTATGCTTTCCTGATGGCCAAGGTCTTCATGCTGCCCAAGGCCCTGGCTCTGGGACTCATCATCACCTGCTCATCACCTGGTGGCGGGGGGAGCTACCTCTTCAGCCTCCTCCTTGGAGGGGATGTCACTCTGGCCATCTCCATGACTTTcatctccacagtggctgccagTGGTTTCCTGCCACTGTCCTCAGCTGTCTACAGCCGCCTGCTCAGCGTCCATGAAACGCTCCACGTGCCCACCTCCAAGATCCTGGGGAGCCTGCTGTTCATCGCCATCCCCATCGTAGTAGGGGTGCTGATCAAGTCCAAGCTCCCCAAGCTCTCTCGGCTGCTGCTGCAGGTCATCAAGCCCTTCAGCTTTGTGCTGCTCCTGGGTGGCCTCTTCCTGGCCTACCGCATGGGCGTCTTCATCCTGGTGGGCGTCAGGCTGCCCATCGTGCTGGTGGGCCTCACTGTGCCCCTGTTTGGCCTCCTGGTGGGCTACTGCCTGGCCACATGCTTGAAGCTACCAGTGGCCCAGCGGCGGACAGTCAGCATTGAGGTAGGGGTGCAGAACAGCCTGCTGGCCTTGGCGGTGTTGCAGCTTTCCCTCCGCCGCCTTCAGGCTGACTACGCCTCCCAGGCCCCCTTCATTGTGGCACTAAGTGGCACCTCCGAGATGCTGGCCTTGGTTATTGGCCACTTCATCTATAGTAGCCTGAGCCCTGTTCCCTGA